From the genome of Bacillota bacterium:
GCCACCGTGCAGCTGGCCCGGACCGCAGACACCCTACACCGGTATCAGGACTCCGTGGACCCTCACGGACGAGGAAACTTGGCGTATCACCCACCGCGTCAACCGGCATCCCTTCATGGCCGCCGGGGGCGTAACGCGCCGCTGTTCCGGCCCCTGCACCTTATCGTTACCGCACTCGCCCGGGGGTCAGCGCACGCTGCTGGCCGGCCTGAGTATGGTCTTGTTTCGGGCAAAGCGGGCCCGGATTTCCTTCTCGTCGAACCACATCGTCTTGTAGCGTCCGGTGAGCCACAGCTCCATCTGGTCCTGATAGTGGGGACTGGCGGGCTGTCCGGAGACGCCTATGGCCAGCACGTCGCGCCCGTGGTCTAGGTCACCCAGGTCCACGGCGTAGCGCCAGGGAGCAGCTACGTTCACGGCGAAGGGATCGGTCAGGCTGTAGGAGGCGGCCCCAGCCGTGATCTTGCTGCCTCCGTACGGGAAGGGCCCGCGATTGAAGAGCCGGTCAAGCGGTTTGACCTTGCCCAGGGGGTGGGCGAAGGTGATGGCGTGGAGGCGCCCCCACTCCCACTTATCCGGGTCCTTCCCGAGCTTGCCGGCCAGTTCGGTCACCGTATCGCGAAAGGCCAGGCGGATGATCTCGTCCCTGGTCTCCTTCTCGGGGGTGGTCACGTCGTCAAACCAGGGCGAATCCCTCCGCAGCAAGGTATCGAAAACATTCATGGCGGAGCCATGTTGCAGGAAGCGGGGGTAGAGTTCTCCCAGCTCGTCGTGGAAGGTGCGCCAGAGCATTTTCAGATAGAGGGTGTGAAAGATAGCCGGTCCGGCTGCACCGGGTACATCGCGAGGATCAGCGGACCAGCGGGCCAGCACCTGCCGGGCCCGGTTTTCCTCGGGGGACCATTGCCCCCCTTCCAGAGCCCGCCCAATAATTGGATAAAGGATGGCCGCCTGGAGGTTCTTCCAGTCGGTCTGAATCTTTTCCATATCGGCCAGAGTCAGCCCCTTCTTGCCCTCGAGCTCCTGCCGGATGCTCATGGCGCGATAGGGAAGGGCCCACTGATGGCTGAGGAAATACGGGTAGTCGTCGCCAACCACCCTGTTGTTGGCGGTGACGATGAATCCCTCCGGCGGATTCAGCACCTGGGGCACCTCGTCCCACGGTATCCAACCCTTCCATTCATATTCGTCCGTCCATCCGGGCACCGGTAGCAGCCCCTCGCCCTTGTTGCGGACGGGAAAGAGACCGTTGGCCCGGTAGGCGATGGTGCCGTCGATATCGGCAAAGACGAAGTTCTGGGCGGGAGCCATGAAGTGTTCCAGAGCCTTTTTGAAGTCATCCCAGTTCCGGGCACGCATGAAGCCCAGCACGGCTTCGAACTCCCCGGTATGTTCGTAAGCCGTCCAGCGCAGGCTGAGCGGCTGGGTTACACCCGTGACCACGTCCGAGATGACGGGACCGTGCCGGGTGATGACCACCTCTTTGACCACCGGTTCTTTCTGTCCCTTGACACGAATCTCTTCCCTTATGACCCTCGCGTTTTCCCACCGGCCGTTGTATTCGAATTGATAGGGGTTCGCCGGATTGGGCCTTTCCACGTACAGATCCTGAACGTCGGGGCCAACGTTGGTGACCCCCCAGGCGACCCGTTCGTTGTGACCGACGATGACCCCCGGCACTCCGGGAAACATGACGCCCGTGACATTCAGGCGTCCGGGCACTACCAGGTGGTTCTGATACCAGATGGACGGCGCTCCCATTGCCAGGTGCATGTCGTTGGCCAGCATGGGGCGGCCGGAAGCGGTCATCTGCCCCCCAACCACCCAGTTGTTACTGCCGAGGTCTTCCCCCGATATGCCCAGAACGCGGCCCTGGTCCGCCAGTTCCAGGAGCTGCACCAGGGCCCACCACGGGCCTGCAACCGGCGTACCGGCGCTCTGGATGATGGTCAGGTCCTCGGGGGAAGCTGCGGGAAAAAGGGTGCGTGCCCTTTCGGGCCCCACTTTGTCTACCAGGGCCAACAGGAAGAGTTCGGTCTGCATGTTGCCGCCCAGTTCCCAGGCCATGTACTTACCAATGGCCAGGGAGTCGGCCACCGTCCAGGGGTCGGGCCGGTAACCGAGGATGGTGAACTCAATGGGCAAATTGCGCCTGTGCCCGGCGATGTAATCGTTTATCCCGCGCGCAAACGCCTCCAGGGCCTGCCTGGCTTCGGGAGTCAGGAATGCCTCGGACTCTCGGGCCGTCCTCATGAAGCCGATGGTTCGCAGGAACTGGTCGGCGGCCACGAAATCCGGGCCAAAGATCTCGGCCAGCCGGCCGCTCACGGCGCGTCTGGTCAGGTCCATTTGCCAGAGGCGGTCCTGGGCCATGACGTAACCCTGGGCGTAAAAGAGATCTTCCTCGGTTTGGGCGAATATGTGGGGGATGCCGTAGTCGTCACGGTAAATCTCCACCACTGCATGGACACCGGCAGTTCGTTCACTGGCCAGAGCGGGAACACCCCGCCGGTACACCCACCAGGCGCCGGTACCAGCAGCCACCAGGGCCAGGACCAGGAACAGCACCAGGGCCAGCACGATCTTGCGCCGCATCACTACCCCCTCCTAAGTTAGGCTTCAAACGAGGGGATTCAATTTCGGCTCTGGGGTGGTGATCCAGGGAAAAGAAAGCGATGCTGCACTGCAAGTGAAGTTGCAGCACAGTGATGTACCAGAATACAGACTACCGCCCTGACAGGCAGCTCTCCAGCTCTTACCTGGGGAGGCGTAACTACCCTTGTGCGTCGATCACCGAGCGCATCAGGGACGGCAAGTAACCCATGCCGAGTTCGAGATCCCCAACTCTCCCGAGGATTGCGCTAAGTTGCTCAAAAAGCAGCTGAAATGTGGAACCGGACAAAAAGCAGGTCCTCTTCGCGCGAGGCTCACGACGGCCCCTTTCCGGCACGCCGGCTACGCCATCTTCCTTCAAACCCCAGGGCCATCAGACGACAAGAGAGGTTCCGCCTGCCCCCCACCAAGACAGACTCCACCGACGCTCGCATCCGCGCTCACTCCACCGCACCGACCGGCAGGCATTCCTGCCACTGAAACACCACGATGAAGAGACAACCCTCTCGTCACGGATGGTCGCCTGGCCGCGAACGTCAGTTACCGATTGGCATGGCGTGCCTGGGTTCCCGACCCATCGGGTCTGATTCCACCGGCTGGGATTTTAGCACGCCGCCCCGGACTCCGCAAGGCCCTCCCCCACCCGTGTGCTGTTAGAGGAGACACTTTTTTGAACGGGAAGGAATCGAGAAGGCTCTACGTGATGGAACAGGCGCTCCAGGGTAAGCTCACCATCGCTCGCAGCCCAGCTCCTTGGCCTCAGCGAACGCCAGGTTAAGCGCCTCAAGGCGGAGGAATGAAAGTAAACGGCGCAGCAGCCCTGGCCCACAACAACAGGGGGTGCAAGCCCAAGCACGCGCGGTCACCGGACCCCGTATTGCCGTCCGCTGCGGTGGCGTGGTACACTACCTGCGGCTTTTGCGGCTCCTTTCTGGGCCCCCTTCCATCGGAGGCCACTGCTTCTACCTGTACGCCATCGGTGTTTTTCGGCTTCCGATATTGGCTCGTGTAATAAGGCTGTAGTGACTGCCTTAAACGAAGAATACACCGGGGGGTGAAAAACATGTCTGCGGCGTTGAAACTAGGCTTGCGGGGGGAAGCTTCAACCACGGTTGGGGAAGAAAATACTGCCATTGCCTACGGCAGCGGGGGGGCAAGGGTTTTTGCCACTCCAGCTATGATTGGCCTGATGGAAAACGCAGCCCTTTCTTCTGTAGACCCCCTGCTGGAACCCGGCCACATAACTGTCGGGATCCGGGTGGACGTAGAGCACCTGGCGGCCACCCCTGTAGGGATGAAAGTTACCGCCCGCTCGGAGCTATTAGAAATTGACGGCAAGAGGCTGGTCTTCCGGGTAGAGGCGTACGACGACAAAGAGCTGATTGGCCGTGGTACCCACGTACGCTTTATTGTCAATGAACAGCATTTTCTTTCCCGAGCAGCGGCTAAAGCAAAAAATGAATAAGGAAGTCCGCAGGAAGCACACTTCATCGGCCAACTCCTCTACCTCATCCATGGCCTGGGTGGTGAGGAGAACCGTCGACCCCGATCTTTCGCCTCCCTGATCGCCTCCCACACGCGCCGCCCGTTGGACTTGCCGGCAAGGCCACCTCCCTGGGCCCAGGGCAATGTTGCGCCTCACCCGGCACGGAGCTCCAGCAAATCGGCCTGGCCGGGGCTGTAGCAAGATTGTTGGGTCCCCGGACGGATGTAGTTACGTATCAACCGGGTGGAGACTTCGAATGGATGTTTACGCGCGGTAACAGGACATGGTACAATAGGCCAGGCATGAATCCCTGTACGGGGGGAGGAATCGGGATGCCGAGGGACAGGCAGCAACTCAGCGAGCGGCAGCAGCGCATCCTGGAGTTCATCCAGCAATCACTCGAGGAGCGCGGATATCCACCGTCCGTGAGGGAGATCGCACGCGCGGTGGGACTCAAGTCGCCGGCGTCGGTGCACACCCAGCTTGACCGCCTTGAGAAGCAGGGTCTCATCAGGCGCGGCCGCATGACCTCCCGCGCCCTCGAGGTCCTGGGGCCGGGCGGCACTCGCTACCGGGGCAAGGTCGCCATGGTGCCCCTGGTCGGTCGGGTAACGGCTGGTGAGCCCATTCTGGCAGTGGAGAACATAGAGGAATACGTCCCGCTACCCTGGGAGCTAACAGGGGGCGCAGATGGGAACGTGTTTGTACTCACGGTGCGCGGAGACAGCATGACCGGTGCGGGCATCCTGGACGGGGACCGGGTAGTGGTGAGGCAGCAGGAGTCGGCCGACAATGGTGACATCGTGGTGGCGCTCGTGGGCGAAGAAGCAACCGTGAAGCGTTTCTTCAAGGACCAGGACGGCGTGAGGCTGCAACCCGAGAACCCGGCCATGCAACCCATTTACACCAGGGATGTAAAGATACTGGGCAAAGTAATCGGCCTGTACCGTCGTATCTGACGCGTCCGCCCGCCTGGCCGCTCCCTGTACCCGGCCCGAGTAAGCTGTCCGTCCAGGCTGTCCGACCGCC
Proteins encoded in this window:
- a CDS encoding SdpI family protein, whose product is MQHRTKPPCSWPGPQTPYTGIRTPWTLTDEETWRITHRVNRHPFMAAGGVTRRCSGPCTLSLPHSPGGQRTLLAGLSMVLFRAKRARISFSSNHIVL
- a CDS encoding penicillin acylase family protein; translated protein: MRRKIVLALVLFLVLALVAAGTGAWWVYRRGVPALASERTAGVHAVVEIYRDDYGIPHIFAQTEEDLFYAQGYVMAQDRLWQMDLTRRAVSGRLAEIFGPDFVAADQFLRTIGFMRTARESEAFLTPEARQALEAFARGINDYIAGHRRNLPIEFTILGYRPDPWTVADSLAIGKYMAWELGGNMQTELFLLALVDKVGPERARTLFPAASPEDLTIIQSAGTPVAGPWWALVQLLELADQGRVLGISGEDLGSNNWVVGGQMTASGRPMLANDMHLAMGAPSIWYQNHLVVPGRLNVTGVMFPGVPGVIVGHNERVAWGVTNVGPDVQDLYVERPNPANPYQFEYNGRWENARVIREEIRVKGQKEPVVKEVVITRHGPVISDVVTGVTQPLSLRWTAYEHTGEFEAVLGFMRARNWDDFKKALEHFMAPAQNFVFADIDGTIAYRANGLFPVRNKGEGLLPVPGWTDEYEWKGWIPWDEVPQVLNPPEGFIVTANNRVVGDDYPYFLSHQWALPYRAMSIRQELEGKKGLTLADMEKIQTDWKNLQAAILYPIIGRALEGGQWSPEENRARQVLARWSADPRDVPGAAGPAIFHTLYLKMLWRTFHDELGELYPRFLQHGSAMNVFDTLLRRDSPWFDDVTTPEKETRDEIIRLAFRDTVTELAGKLGKDPDKWEWGRLHAITFAHPLGKVKPLDRLFNRGPFPYGGSKITAGAASYSLTDPFAVNVAAPWRYAVDLGDLDHGRDVLAIGVSGQPASPHYQDQMELWLTGRYKTMWFDEKEIRARFARNKTILRPASSVR
- a CDS encoding thioesterase family protein; this translates as MSAALKLGLRGEASTTVGEENTAIAYGSGGARVFATPAMIGLMENAALSSVDPLLEPGHITVGIRVDVEHLAATPVGMKVTARSELLEIDGKRLVFRVEAYDDKELIGRGTHVRFIVNEQHFLSRAAAKAKNE
- the lexA gene encoding transcriptional repressor LexA is translated as MPRDRQQLSERQQRILEFIQQSLEERGYPPSVREIARAVGLKSPASVHTQLDRLEKQGLIRRGRMTSRALEVLGPGGTRYRGKVAMVPLVGRVTAGEPILAVENIEEYVPLPWELTGGADGNVFVLTVRGDSMTGAGILDGDRVVVRQQESADNGDIVVALVGEEATVKRFFKDQDGVRLQPENPAMQPIYTRDVKILGKVIGLYRRI